From Lycium ferocissimum isolate CSIRO_LF1 chromosome 12, AGI_CSIRO_Lferr_CH_V1, whole genome shotgun sequence, one genomic window encodes:
- the LOC132039228 gene encoding 3-ketoacyl-CoA synthase 17-like produces FLLNYACYKPPTHRKCSYKVGESFLLKNMRLSQESIEFMRNIYLKSGLGDETYGPPFIFEDDNNNNTNNMPTLKSANQEAQEGVFSSIDDLLAKTLIDPQSIDIVIVTCGSFSPSPSLSSLIVNRYKLRSDVKTYNLSGMGCSSGVLSIDFAAKVLRGSRKVQNALVVITESITLNWYNGENRSMLVTNCIFRVGCAAAIVSNDPKLLEGAKMELVHSLRTNHGADDSAYKAAFQEEDDKGITGVSLTKDLIRVAGLNLRQHIKILAPRVLAITQLTNYAYSIVMSTILSQRKFKPVVPDFTTAFEHLCIHTGGKAVIEQVGRVLKLNDEVTEPARMTLNRFGNTSSSLVFYELAYFEAKKRVKKGDRMWMIAFGSLVWKWIQDSTQDSDNPWNECIDNYPLKAW; encoded by the exons TTCTTGTTAAACTATGCATGTTACAAGCCACCAACCCATAGGAAATGTTCTTATAAAGTTGGTGAATCATTCTTGCTCAAGAATATGCGCTTATCGCAAGAATCCATCGAATTCATGCGTAACATTTACCTTAAATCCGGCTTAGGGGATGAAACTTATGGACCACCATTCATATTTGaagatgataataataataatactaacaACATGCCTACACTAAAAAGTGCAAATCAAGAAGCTCAAGAAGGGGTATTTTCATCTATCGACGACCTTCTAGCTAAAACCCTAATCGACCCTCAATCGATCGACATTGTCATTGTTACATGTGGGAGCTTTTCGCCTTCCCCTTCGCTCTCTTCACTCATTGTGAACCGTTATAAGCTTAGATCGGACGTGAAAACGTATAATTTGAGTGGAATGGGATGCAGTTCTGGGGTTCTTTCCATTGATTTTGCAGCTAAGGTTTTGCGTGGGAGTAGAAAAGTCCAAAATGCACTTGTTGTGATCACAGAGAGCATAACTCTGAATTGGTACAATGGTGAAAACCGTTCGATGCTCGTGACTAATTGTATATTTCGTGTTGGCTGTGCTGCTGCTATTGTTAGCAATGATCCTAAACTTTTGGAAGGTGCAAAAATGGAACTTGTTCATTCACTTAGAACTAACCATGGTGCCGATGATAGCGCGTATAAAGCTGCATTTCAGGAGGAAGATGATAAAG GTATTACTGGTGTTTCACTTACCAAGGATCTGATAAGAGTGGCAGGGCTGAACCTACGTCAACACATCAAAATACTCGCACCACGTGTCCTTGCAATAACCCAACTCACAAATTACGCTTACTCAATAGTCATGTCTACAATATTATCCCAACGCAAATTCAAGCCAGTGGTTCCTGATTTTACAACAGCATTCGAACACTTATGTATTCACACAG GTGGCAAGGCAGTAATAGAGCAAGTTGGTCGAGTTTTAAAATTGAACGATGAAGTGACAGAGCCAGCAAGAATGACTTTGAACAGATTTGGTAACACGTCTAGTAGCTTAGTGTTTTATGAGTTGGCTTATTTTGAAGCaaaaaaaagagtgaaaaaAGGGGACAGGATGTGGATGATTGCGTTTGGGAGTTTGGTGTGGAAGTGGATTCAAGATTCAACTCAAGATTCTGATAACCCTTGGAATGAATGCATAGATAATTATCCATTGAAGGCCTGGTGA
- the LOC132040630 gene encoding peroxidase 15-like: MVPGPTSSLAVICILLSTFSFYQSNAQLSANFYSSTCPNVSTIVQNVIQQALQSDARIGASLIRLHFHDCFVNGCDASLLLDNNATTNIVSEKDAAPNANSTRGFDVVDNIKTAVESSCPGVVSCADILALAAESSVSLAGGPSWNVLLGRRDSRTANQAGANTSIPSPLEGLSNITSKFSAVGLNVTELVALSGAHTFGRAQCRVFSARIYNFNGTGNPDPTLNTTYLANLRQICPQNGSATALANLDPATSDSFDNNYFANLQNNQGLLQSDQELFSTAAATTASIVNTFSSNQNTFFQSFVQSMINMGNISPLTGTNGEIRSDCKRVN, from the exons ATGGTTCCTGGTCCTACTTCTTCTTTAGCAGTTATATGCATTTTGCTGTCAACATTTAGTTTCTATCAATCAAATGCGCAGTTGAGTGCAAATTTTTACTCAAGTACATGTCCAAATGTTTCAACTATTGTCCAAAATGTAATTCAACAAGCTTTACAGTCTGATGCGCGCATTGGGGCCAGCCTCATTCGTCTTCATTTCCATGATTGCTTTGTCAAT GGATGTGATGCTTCACTTTTGTTGGATAATAACGCTACAACAAATATAGTAAGTGAGAAAGATGCAGCTCCTAATGCAAATTCCACAAGAGGTTTCGATGTTGTTGACAACATTAAAACTGCTGTTGAAAGTTCTTGCCCTGGTGTTGTCTCCTGTGCTGACATTCTTGCTCTTGCCGCAGAATCCTCTGTTTCTTTG GCAGGTGGTCCTTCATGGAATGTTTTATTAGGGAGAAGAGACAGCAGAACAGCAAATCAAGCAGGAGCTAATACTTCTATTCCGTCTCCTTTGGAGGGCTTAAGCAACATTACATCAAAGTTTTCCGCTGTTGGACTTAATGTTACCGAGCTAGTTGCCTTATCCG GTGCACACACATTTGGACGTGCCCAATGTCGCGTATTCAGTGCCCGCATTTACAATTTCAATGGCACAGGAAATCCAGACCCCACCCTAAATACAACTTACTTGGCCAACCTAAGGCAGATATGTCCTCAAAATGGAAGTGCCACAGCCTTGGCTAATCTTGACCCGGCAACGTCGGATAGTTTCGACAATAATTATTTTGCAAACTTGCAGAACAATCAAGGGCTTCTGCAATCAGATCAAGAGTTATTCTCAACAGCTGCTGCAACAACTGCCTCAATTGTGAACACATTTAGTAGTAACCAAAATACCTTCTTTCAGAGCTTCGTTCAGTCAATGATTAACATGGGAAACATTAGCCCATTAACCGGCACCAACGGGGAGATTCGCTCAGATTGTAAAAGAGTCAATTGA